Part of the Periophthalmus magnuspinnatus isolate fPerMag1 chromosome 23, fPerMag1.2.pri, whole genome shotgun sequence genome, agcagtCAGGCTCTACCgtaatcaatgcaagatcttgatgaaaaattaatgcaacactggatgtaaataaatcttgtgacattgcagaagcttatcaaatCGAATATCCCGTTGCCCCCTGCCctgactcctgtatcctagcaacccatgccgcaggcatgggccatatttattattgctaaaatgaatggaagtcaataggaggtcaatggcggaccccgacgccatggtGAATGACGGGTGCGTTAGTGACTGTTTTCACAAAGTTGCCCcgtcgccccctgcacagactccccTATTctagcaaaagtcaaaatacattgtgccaatgggagacgtcccgacgtcaactttgccgtggagccacgaaatttggtacacgcattcttcaagtgatgccaaacaaaaatattattatggccatgcCCCCTGACAAACCGGAAGTCGGCAATCTTGgtttgaaaattccaaaatgccaaGTCAGGGTTTCCGCTGacgtcacattttaatcaactcctctgagggggcttcacctgcagggctgaaaatcattGTACATCTTGTAGACAAGTGGgacatcaaaagttatccaatttatgatgatgcctATCACGGTAAGCAGCAAACTTCCATCGGAATTTGTCGAATTTTCAcatgctcccgtttgcgcatgtgaagtccgattttgctcaaattcgaatcagttatAAAACTTTCTGGTGTAAacctactcattatgatagaaactaaattggcgcaaTAGCGCCCCCCTACAGaatatctaatatatttgtatggaggaccgaaaatttagttttctgaAATGCTAccaaatttcacaaaaaattCTATTGGATcctcccaatcaataaagtcaatcagacccatgtggtTTTTCGTACTGTGTTACCACGGTGATGCGCCAAACTggcaatgttatcctaatgggaatgctctcaaattttcccattcatctgaaaaatatcagtttcatagaataatgtgaaaattgacacaatgactcttcatgtcatcctgatcaaaaaagtcaattgtaAACATGTcttatttttcactgggttgccatggcgatgcgcaaaagagcccatgttatcttaatgggaaaatttccaaattttcgtacatttcaaagtcttataacgattTATTACCTTCACTGACAAACATaaacagtgattcttcaggttgtccccgtcaaaaaagtcccgGGGGCcaaatttgtattttgcacgcTGTTGCCCTGGCGATGTCTGGAAAAcccatatttttgcattttgtgcatcattcCTTCCACTGTgtgtagactttgtttagtgacaagtacagcccaaagctgcaataatACGGACAAAACTGGTGCGTTAGCGCCTCCTGTgaggagtgccgggtcggccaagTGCGAAGCctggcccgcgagggccgttcaatgccgcttgcggctttaattgtacttttcttttcaataattctttttaccacaaaccttaaagaaagctgtgtagtcacattttgtgcagttatctcttcacacagaagtgttaaaataaagttctgtaataaacaatatattagTCAATCTACGTAATATATTGGTACCGCTTGCTATTCCAGCAAGCCTGTCTGTATGTTATGACTGTAAGTAAAGTATAGTGTAGTGTTATTTCAGATATTATCTATGGACTTAAATTTCTAGTCTGTTTTTCTATGTGTCCCAACGCATTCAACATGTCCCTCTTTTTGTACAATGTCACATAGTCACCCTACTAGTATTATTAGTAATATTTATCTGAAATTGGCACAGAGTATATAATGTCTGTCTAAAGGTACACTGAGAACATTTTTTGGTTGAGGGTGCAGTATCTTCCTgcttatttgttcatttattagaACCCCCATTTGCCACACCCAAGGGCCAGCTAATCTTCCTgagatatttttaaaattacttcacaattaaatttcataaaataatcACTTAAAGGCAAAATAAAAGGTGATGTTATGGCTTTTCCTagagtgtttcacagtatgggattaaacttatatacttatatagtagacaaacaggtggtaccaccatgccaagttacatgtcaggtaACATGAtaggtaagaatgcatgttttccaatgtattttttaaagtataaaaacTTTACTGTAAtactaaaacatttttatgGAGACAAACCAGATGGCGAACCttctacaagaaaagttacacagaacgcctttaaagggcccatattacacagttttctgatctgtgttataatggtgtttcttcatcaaaaacatacctggagttgtggagttttttgggttttttttgttttttttttcattcacacacgttcaacacataaaccctgcatatttaggctgtgtggagcacttcctgtattattacTCAACActggaattatttggataatttcagccctggaaaggtagctgttaacttgaaaactacctctacatgacatcacaaggtggaagagagcattttgagcttttgaaatgtggacagactaataatagtattactaaaacatgtgtgaatgaaacaaaacacaactccaggtctgtttgtgatgaggtaacaacattataacatgacttaaaggtcacatgagtcaattttgtggaTCTTTAATTGTTGAGTTGCAAAAATAGGAATCAAAGTCAAAATTGTAAGAGAACTGTCAAGTAAAGTTAGTATCATATTAGAAGATTAGTGAAAGCATCTCCTCTGGGTTGTTTCAGTATTTAGACTATTGGACCAATGagcaaaaacttaaaaaacaaaaacaaacttttcaCAACAAGTGCCACCTAAGATATTTACAGTGgtttgcaaaagtattcatccacctggaactttttcaaattatgtcaagtcacaaccacaaatttaaatattttttaatgtgcattttatgtgaataaataacacaaaatggtacataagtgtgaagtagaaagaaaattatgcatcatttccaaaaaaaaactaaaaactaaaaaaacaaaaaaaaaaaaaaaactaaacaaaactgaaaagtgcagtgtgcaaaagtattcagccccacTAAGCCAATacttttgctgcaattacagctgcaagtcttttggggtatgtctccaccaactttgcacacctacagactgaaatgTTTGCCCATTCTTCAgttcaaaacagttcaagctctgtcagatttgatggagaccgtttgtgaactgcagttttcagatcttgccacagattctaAGTTGAATTTAGGtctttgactgggccattcgAACAGattaatatgttttgctttaaaccattctATTGTCAGTTTGGTTTTATGTTTAGGATCATCCTCCTGCTGTGAACCTCTGCCCCAGTCTCAAGTtttttgcagactccaacaggttttcttccatgATCTCCCTGTATTTAGTTCCATCCAacttcccatcaactctgaccagcttccctgttccagctgaagaaaagcacccccacagcatgatgctatAACCAcagtgtttgactgtggggatggtgtgtttATAGTGATGTGCAGGGTTAGTTTTCCTTCCCACGTagtgttttgcttttaggccaaaaagtttgattttggtctaatcagaccagagcaccttctgaCACATATTAGCTGtatcctccaaatgacttctagtgaactgtaaacaagacttcttatggatggttttcaacaatggctttcttcttgccactcttgtgtagtgcacgactaatagttgtcttgtgaacagattcccccaccTGAACTGTGGATCTTAGCAACTCTTCaagagtcaccatgggcctcttggctgcatctctgatgagtgctcttctttttcaatctgtaagttttggtggacagccatgtctgggtaggtttgtgccatactctttccatttctggatgatggactgaacagtgctccttgagattTCCAATgcttgggaaatctttttatatccaagccccgctttaaacttcaccacaactttttctctgacctgtttggtgtgctcctttgacttcattttgtgattttctccccaacactctcttaaacttctgtggccttcacagcacagctgcatttatactgacacaagattacacacaggtggacactttttagtcattagatcaacattcaatctttctaaaatcatcaggcaacttctaaaagcaattggttgcattaAAAAAGGATGAATACATTTGCACACTGCACaagtttttattaaaaaaaatgtggaaatcttgtaaaatattttcttccacttcacacttgccattttgtgttactcATTCATGTAAAATGgtgacaaaatgtatttaaatttgtggttgtgtcatgacaatatgtgaaaaagttccaggggatGAATACTTAGCTACTGTagctttctgagtaccaccagatcatAACCTAGATTATATAGAATCTGAGTTATGATTTAAGCATGGTCTAAAAACATGGAGTAGTTCAGATAATGATTAACCCGAAGGAAGACACAGACCTTATTGAGTTGAGTAAAACTAATACTAAAACTGCAGAGGCCCCACATACCACCAGAGGGcttgtaccacagtttgagaaacactgttctAGACTTTAATGGTTCATAGTACATTTCATTTTACCCAACTCTTTAATGTCTTCAGTGCTGTGATTTTTCATTGCAGCACCCAGGTATATGTTCACATATTGAGTCGGGATCTTGTCTGGAATGGTTCTTTGATTTggattaattgaataaatggaagTGCCTAAAAAAGACCCAACCAGGCATggtaagaacatgcaaactttcCAAAAAACTTTCCAAAAAATACAAACCAAATATCGCTTTCACATAATCTGTCACACAAATGTGTATTTAATTaagaatacacaaaaacatttacaggtCTATCAAGGTGATTTATTTCTAACATTTatctaaatacattatttttaattcaataaaaatgtcagtatttcagaaacaataacaacaaacatttgaaaatatgacaattagttttgtatttttaaattaaattaactgTAAAAAGGGAATTTCCATATGAGCGAAAATTACTCCAGTTCAGAAGAAAATTTCAATGGCATCTTTTTTAGTTCAAGTAACGTATAAGAGTATCTGAGGTAAGAGGAGTTATTAGGAGACACATTCTTTggggtatttagtattaaactctaacatacttggagttttgttttgtttcattcacacatgtttaacacacaaaccctacaaaTATGTgttgagttcttttctcaaatggaaaacactcactgtcatgcggtaatacaggaaatgctccactgtgtttctaaacctcatacaccttcactagaattttttttttttttatatatataattttggaattgccaatatctactAAAAAGATAcataaaaggcagctgttaacttgaaaactaccacttgatgacaacacaaggtggaacagagcatgggTTCTGGAAAAGTAGACACacaatgcagggttactcaaatatgtgtgaattaaacaaaacacaactccaggtatgtttttgaggcaatAACATTTCACCATGACTAAAAgctatcatcatcatcaattgATTGGGTATATAGTCAAACTATATTCTGAATTAAAATCATTTTAACTCATGTTGTTATCCCTTCTTTGCAGTGTGCTCTGTGGTCAGGGTATGGATACTTTGCCGCTGAAGTcattaacattccctgggggtgtgatgttGACCGgagggcactgctctgtctgaggctctgttactcaaattaaactttaatctgagatgttttaacacaatctgccCTGAAAGAACTGAtatagctggaactacaacaggtgagctaatTTATACTGTTGAGTCCCTCTCACATATAATTACAGACACATGCCTCGTCGCATTAGTTAAACTTTTTTTCAGTTAATcagtctcacctttttgttgaaaataaaacacctaaatGGGACCATGGActtgatcacaggctcttgaaaatgagttgtttgaatgaatgtttgaattcattttgtagtttttttgttttcagaaatctaaaaacatatttggcagtgtttgctaatgtgtgcattgtgtcaccatggtaactgctgaacgttCCACCAAAGACATATGTGTAGAACCCCAgctgtcactgcaaagtatcaatatgagGGCATGCATCAAAAGTGTAGGCGAGCCAGTAGCCAGCGGAAAAACCCTGTCCTCTTGGAGCCAAAGAAACTGACAAAGAAGTTGGTGACAGTTGTGGCGAAGATGAGTCCAGTGGCCATGTTGTTCAGGTAGTCCAGTCTCTTCTGATTGGCCACCACGTTCAGGTCTCTGCgggctacacacacacatgcatacacagacagacatacacacatttcattCACTCTATAGCACAATGATACCCAGTATAACTTGCAGTAAAATACAACTTCTTTGAGACTTGTTGCAAGCTATTAAATGTGCACCATATAATTCTTCTGGGGGAGGGTGCACCagatgcttgtttccatggatttaTCATGCTTTTGTTCATGTACTGGtgtttaattgctcaaaatctgaccagtaacttgctTGACTCCAAGGagattaatgctatactatggaacattccaggcaaaatttCTATGGAGATTAGCAGGTGACAAACCCTCaaatacatagtgcacctttaaagctggAGTGGAACTAAAATCATACTAGCCTTTATAACTATCAAGTAAAGTGtttgaatgcatttttatattttaaaacacacGATACTATCTCTGTACCATACTATCTTGACATGGCGATACTTGCCAGTCGCTATAGTATTACTTAGTATTGgatataaagataaataaatcagTCACTGAGACGGCCCTTAACGCTGTTGggccaagttgtttattttatgaccTTTTGGAGttgatctaaactacaggagaTGACTGATTGCATTATCCATTAGCATGTGTGACCTGCTTGAcaaaactgttattaaagtAGTATTTAAAGTAGGGTGCACtcttacaattttaaaaactactacaatcacaacagaACCTGGGtggccagtgccttaacctgcagatagggaacacatacaagttttacCTCGACCTCTGCCTATATCTAGCGACACAGATTGATGTGTCTAAGCTAAATCTTAAACACAGTTCCTTTAGCATCAAATGAACCATTGAACAATCTTATTAATTAACAATAGTCCAATTCTAGGACTATTTATAAACTTTTCAGAGCACAAATCGCTGGAAGAGCCACCCCAGGAGCCAGCTGCGTTGTGTGCCAAAGGCTGACTTGATAATGTTGGCAGTCATGATGACAAAGATGAGGCCAGTGGTGAGATTATTTAAAAGGTTTAGCAGACGctgagaagaggggaggagccGCAGTTCACAGCGAGCTAAAATACACGCACAACATACAACCCaagcacgcacaaacacacacacaagtctaTGGTTGGTCCAATGGCTCAGTTGAAATAAAGATctaaaatagatttttgttttagcactttaaatatatcttttttatttaatgtaaaagTATCTGTTGTTTCACTATTCCTCATTGACAAAAttaaacagaacacacaaaccaCTCACATTTTGAACAACATCAAGCATCAAATTAGGTCAAATTAATGTTGTGAGTATAGAAAAAACTTGGTCATTTGGTTAGtctaacaatatattttgggaattcttgttttaaagtgcatttgaaagGTTAGACTactattttaattaaatatagttTACATGATTACTGTACAGCATATTTaattgtgtaatccctcagtcatccaggccTGATCCATAGcacaagaaaaatattaaatctgtcaactagacaaaatgtTGGAGGAGTGAGTACAATgacagctgacagattttagatttttgttttgctactgTGTATTTAAGtttaactaaaaactaaaaactaaaatttttttttcaatttctttggggttttttttggtgaagtttataattttattttctggttggacacaggcagcagatgtgacatatatagaggtaattccataactgttatctagcaaccataatgttaacaaaggCAACACAATGAAGAtacaattgttccaaaaagtttgaatgtgtaaatgttgatttatatatatatatatatatatatatatatatatatatatatatatatatatatatatatatatatatatatatatatatatatatatatatatatatatatatatatatatatatatatatatattaacctacaaatataattttacacttacaaatttcattttacgcttacaaatattgttttacGCTTACAACTTTGCAATTGTACAAGtataaatctgaaaataatGCTTTCCTGAGTTTTGAGACATTCGTTGCGTTTGTCTCAAAACTATTTTTAAGTGCAATGGCTGATTTGAACGtgaagacagcagggggcggggctagagggggACGGAGGTTGCTGTGACAATGGCTAAACTAGTTTATATATGGTAAAAGAGTAGCTAACCTGAATTTAGAAACCTTTATGTGATATTATGATGAGCATTATTAACTTTTTTAATAAGTTGTATACCAAGGTAAATTGTGTAGATAACACTTTTGTAGCCACACTGGTTTTAACAGGTTTTTCAGAAAACAAGATGTTGCCATTAGTTAGTGCCTTATGCTAGCGAACTTTTCCTCGGCTTTTTCCTGCTAATAAGGCTAGTGTGACATTACGAGTGGTCACAAACACTGGCTCCTCCATTTTTAGCAAGAACACCACTCCACTCCAGTCCAACCTGGAGAAAGAATTCCTACAGAACAGAGCAGGCTATACATTGAGCATTGAGTTTAACCATGTGAAGACATGACATACATTTGAGTTAACTTCATCGTTCAGCATTTGGgcatacaaaaatacacttgtTTTAAGTTGTGGTTTCTTTCAGTGCCGCTGCTTGAGCCCCGCACCTGGACCATTAACTGATCTGTTGCTACACTGCTGGTGGGGTGATGAGCCCTGGGTTCACCAGCCAGGTTTCTACTAACATTGTTTTCTGAAAAACTTCTAGCCACACTGGCTTTATCTACGCAAACACTTTTATAGCCACACTGGCTTTATCTATGCAATTTACCTTGGTATATAACTTATTAATCAAGtaatcaaatattttattttttttaatgaacaagAATAGATCCAATCTTTGCTGATCCCAGGCCTAAATTGTGCAGTTTTTCTCCTGTGATTTATGCTAAGCCCCACCctttttctctgtgacagtcatCTGATTTACGCTAAGCCCTGCCCCTTGTCTGACAACATTCACTCATCTCagcacatatacatacacatacacatacacatacacatacaggtacacatacatataaatttacatacacatttacGGATACACCAAAAGGTAAGGCCCTCTACTCCTAAGTCCACCGTGGAATCTTCACTCTCTGCCACAAACTGCTCCAGGTCCAAGAGGCCTCTAGCATAACTTTTACAAACATTCACAGTTCCGATcatgtacttcctttgttttgtccgttttactgttgcaaaacaacagtgcataAAATGAAATTATGAAATTATGCGCATAGTCCCTGGATGCGTTTCCTATGTGCACTCTGCACGCTCTGTCTGTATACTGAAATGTAAAGGCCAAATCCaattgttttgcttttctttgttttgctttcctgtcagcactgtgatGATTGCAGgtaaaaatggtttgcatattggGAAAGATGAGTgttgtagctttcatttgatgtgtagattgtgtgAGTGAGGCAGTAGTATATGTACATTACTGTGGTCTTGTAAGGTGGGGGGACAACCCATGAGCTCTATAACAGGTTTTAAAAGGTTAATATGCacatcaaaatgtcacataaaggTGACGTACTGTCTGAATTTGGGTTAGCTACTTCTTTACTGTATATAAACCAGTTTAGCCACTGTTACAGCAACCCCAGTCCCCCTCTAGCCCCACCCCCTGCTGTCTTCACTTTCAAATTAGCCATTGCGCTTACAAATTGTTTTGAGACAAACTTGTCAAATGTCTCAAAACGTGTGAAAgcgtaattttcagatttgtacttgTAAAATGACAAAGTTGCAAGCGTAAAATGATATTTATAAGTGTAAAACgatatttttcagtgtaatttttttattttattttttatttaccagAGTACAAAtgaacatttatacatttacaaactttttggaacaattgtaTCTTcatacaacacctttattttgtaaaatgtcaGCAAAAATGCCCTCCTTGTATGTAAATTCTCtgcctttttttaatttttgtcgaTGACTGTTGttgacgacagtagctcagttggaagagtgtttgtccactgatctgaactggaggttggcagttcaaatcccactttgcacataaacatctttggcagagcagtcagatccactaacccaaAAGGTGGTAGTGCCATTCCacttcccacagatgaatgctgttgttgtgttcttgggcaagacacttaacccacctcatccaGAGTGTTTATACTGAtgtatgagtgtgtgaatgggtgagttccTTGATGTTTTGTAAAGTGCCTTCAAAATGGAAAAGCGtcaaataaaaatctgaccattagCCATTAGCCATCACATTGGTAGAGGcattctgttttacaactcacaACTAGGCCacctgtatttttattgttttttctcaATTCTTCTTCCACAAACTGCctcttgactgatgtaaaactatgataaaagataaatcagatgttaataCTTTGCCATGCtgctgtatggcattaaattcatCTATATACCATTAAATCAATTAGAGGTATTTTAACtgatactctgcagtgacatcacactgggggtgttctacatgtatctatggtggaatgttcagctattaccatggagacacaacgCATACATTaccaaacactgtcaaataagCTTTAAGatctgtctgaaaactcaaaaaaaaaaaaagacaaaatggatttaaacaaaatggaaaagtttagagtgactgaaaaactgctggctaatgctaactagcttgcaaatgtaattttatgtgtgagagacttacagcacaaatcagctcactaGTTGTAGTTTcagctaagtcagctctttctggtcagattgtgttaaaggtcagattaaagtctgacaGAGCTTCTGACAGAACCTCTGGTTAGCATctcacccccagggaatgttaatggcatcagctgcaaagtatcaactgcTGAAACCCAGAGATTTTAATAACCAGAGAAGTGCATTCTAAAGATCCCAGTGCGCTCCATGCCCATAGTGGTGATGAGGATGTTGGtgatgaagatgaggaagaCGAGGGCTGTCAGACGATTGTTCAAACTGTTCAGACGTTTGTGGTTGGCTTCAATGTTTAGATCCCTCTGAGCTGGAAAAATTACACATGTACATGCACCTACATACGAAACTACTCAAAATTTCAACTCTTCTAAATTAACACTAGCCTctaaaaatgaaacttaaaggcaaactatgtaacttttcaggaggAGTATATTCACTTGATTGTCTCattgagattttattgctttagaatatcccacagtatggcattaaagtaatATATCGCACGCCCACACGCCGAATCAAAATAAGTATGCCTGTTCtcaaaggtatttttgagcaataaaacgcAGGAAATAAATGAtaggtagataagtttaatgctgtggaacatttcaggcaaagcaataacatcttcatggaaacaaataTAGGTGGcaaactccaccagaaaagttacacagtgcacctttaaagggacATTGTAACTTTTTAGGTGGGGCACATCCACTttattgtctctgtggagatgctttgcctgaaatcttCCATAGTAGGGCATTAATGTTGCATTAACTACATTGCAGGTATTTGAATTGCAGTTACCATTCTTATTGAGACTCTCCCCAGAGCCAAattgtaacttggccaggtTGCAactcctgcttgtgtccatggagatatataagtttaaagctatacagtggaaaattccaggcagtTCAGTAACATCCACAGAACAACCACATGGCgtaccctccacctgaaaagttacataatgcacctttaaattcaaCCAGGAAGACTGTATTTCTTTTCTGTGAAGGTGAGTAGAGTTAGTGTGTTAAATAATTGTTATGACACATAGGGGGTATCAGAGAGTATTCTGACTGCTCATAATCTaacaatgtaatataatgtaataattctTACCAATGATAACAATCAGGACCCCAGCCACTATCTGCAGTGCCAGGGAGAAGGAGATCAAGGTCAGGACTGCAGCATAGTAcctgtataaaataaatacagtacaatCAATGTTTTGAGTACAACCTGaataaatagtagtagtacacaagtAGAACATGGGTGCAAAAAATAGACGAAATATAATGTAATGGTCGTACAATAAAAAGCACTATAATAATTTCTTGTTAcctatggtatggtatggtatgcttttatttgaaacagggacagtgcacgacattacattgaccttaaaaacaggaaagatgtctggtgccaggttatagcaaaaatactaatttccacctgtagtccctggacaggctgatgtttaataaaaataagtttggtgtagatggatgagaaacctgtaaatctatgatacatatatcaaatacaacacatctcacatccaaatatgacatttctaaaaacattcagctcacacacacacttccattccaaattattcacacacacaaacactgagtttcaaatatgcaaatactctttctttcatacacattcactaatgagtgcaaatttgctttgatattaaccattcctttgtcacctgtgcaaacctttgaaaacttgtgcatgctataatctcatttggcaaactattccactgactcacagcaacAATCGAGAAAGCCGATTTAGCAAAAGAAGTCCTACGTTTTGGAAcgctgcactctcctctagagGGCGACCTAGTGACTcgagttgttttttctgagctcagtgagacaaacCTTCTTAGAGGAGGACAAGCAATaccatgaataattttaaaaagtagacagat contains:
- the LOC117392133 gene encoding ninjurin-2-like isoform X2 — translated: MQSLKMERGDPVRELDLTSLRSTMPAGGPLQGGPPFSLNMNQYATKKTAAEGMLDIALFLANITHMKTVIEQGAGYRYYAAVLTLISFSLALQIVAGVLIVIIARRDLNVVANQKRLDYLNNMATGLIFATTVTNFFVSFFGSKRTGFFRWLLARLHF
- the LOC117392133 gene encoding ninjurin-2-like isoform X1, with amino-acid sequence MQSLKMERGDPVRELDLTSLRSTMPAGGPLQGGPPFSLNMNQYATKKTAAEGMLDIALFLANITHMKTVIEQGAGYRYYAAVLTLISFSLALQIVAGVLIVIIARCELRLLPSSQRLLNLLNNLTTGLIFVIMTANIIKSAFGTQRSWLLGWLFQRFVL